A window of the Pseudomonas gozinkensis genome harbors these coding sequences:
- a CDS encoding MFS transporter: MTSLTVTAPIAAAAPMAAAPPVFGARIIIGLVGVLLAVLVSGLNEMVTKVALADIRGALSIGYDEGTWLVASYTATSVAAMAFAPWCSVTFSLRRFTLCAIGVFTLLGVLCPFAPNYESLLLMRILQGLAGGALPPMLMTVALRFLPANIKLYGLAGYALTATFGPGLGTPLAGLWTEYVGWQWTFWQIIVPCLIAMAAVAYGLPQDPLRLERLKSFNWKGLLLGFPAICMLVIGLLQGNRLDWFESNLISGLLGAGSLLLVAFLINEWSQPIPFFKLQMLGIRNLSFALMTLAGVLVVLLAVVLIPSSYLAQVQGYRPVQTAPIMLLAALPQLLALPLVAALCNLRWVDCRWVLGIGLSMLTLSCLGGSQLTSEWIRDDFYVLQWLQIFGQPMAVLPLLMLSTGSIQPQDGPFASAWFNTVKGLAAVVATGVIEAPTTARLHFHSTMLVDRLGNSPLAASNDPGLAHRLHEQAVVLTSSDLYLCMAGVAVALILLIFWLPTRIFPPRAPT, translated from the coding sequence ATGACATCCCTGACGGTCACGGCGCCGATTGCCGCTGCCGCTCCGATGGCAGCCGCGCCACCGGTGTTCGGGGCGCGAATAATCATCGGGCTGGTCGGTGTGCTGCTGGCGGTGCTGGTGTCGGGTCTCAACGAGATGGTGACCAAGGTCGCCCTGGCCGACATTCGCGGTGCCCTGAGCATCGGCTACGACGAAGGCACCTGGCTGGTCGCCAGCTACACCGCGACCTCGGTGGCAGCCATGGCCTTCGCGCCGTGGTGCTCGGTGACCTTTTCCCTGCGTCGCTTCACCCTCTGTGCCATTGGCGTGTTCACCCTGCTCGGGGTGCTCTGCCCGTTCGCCCCGAACTACGAAAGCCTGCTGTTGATGCGCATCCTGCAAGGCCTGGCCGGCGGAGCATTACCGCCGATGCTCATGACCGTGGCGCTGCGATTCCTGCCGGCCAACATCAAGCTTTACGGTCTGGCCGGTTACGCCCTGACGGCCACCTTCGGCCCAGGTCTCGGTACGCCGCTGGCCGGGTTGTGGACCGAATACGTCGGCTGGCAGTGGACGTTCTGGCAAATCATCGTGCCGTGCCTGATTGCCATGGCCGCTGTTGCTTATGGTTTGCCGCAGGACCCGCTGCGTCTGGAACGCCTCAAATCGTTCAACTGGAAAGGCCTGCTGCTGGGCTTTCCGGCGATCTGCATGTTGGTGATCGGCCTATTGCAGGGCAATCGTCTGGACTGGTTCGAATCGAACCTGATTAGTGGTTTGCTCGGCGCCGGTTCGCTGTTGCTGGTGGCGTTTCTGATCAATGAATGGTCGCAGCCGATTCCATTTTTCAAGTTGCAGATGCTCGGCATTCGCAATCTGTCGTTCGCTTTGATGACGTTGGCCGGCGTGCTGGTGGTGCTGTTGGCGGTGGTGCTGATTCCATCGAGTTACCTGGCGCAGGTGCAGGGCTACCGGCCGGTGCAGACCGCGCCGATCATGCTGCTCGCGGCATTGCCGCAACTGCTCGCGCTGCCGCTGGTAGCGGCGCTGTGCAACCTGCGTTGGGTCGATTGTCGCTGGGTGCTCGGCATCGGTTTGAGCATGTTGACGCTGTCGTGCCTGGGCGGGTCGCAGCTGACCTCGGAATGGATTCGCGACGATTTCTACGTCCTGCAATGGCTGCAGATTTTCGGCCAGCCGATGGCGGTGCTGCCGTTGTTGATGCTGTCGACCGGCAGCATCCAGCCACAGGACGGGCCGTTCGCCTCCGCGTGGTTCAACACCGTGAAAGGCCTGGCGGCGGTGGTCGCCACGGGCGTGATCGAGGCGCCGACCACGGCGCGCCTGCATTTTCACTCGACGATGCTGGTCGATCGCCTCGGCAATTCGCCGCTGGCCGCAAGCAACGACCCCGGCCTCGCCCATCGCCTGCACGAACAGGCGGTGGTGCTGACTTCTTCGGATCTTTACCTGTGCATGGCTGGCGTCGCGGTGGCGCTGATCCTGCTGATTTTCTGGCTGCCGACGCGGATCTTTCCGCCGCGCGCGCCGACCTGA
- a CDS encoding HlyD family secretion protein, whose amino-acid sequence MTTQAKQKLTVAVAAALAVGVLVYLAMPGLFGKRTQQNTNDAFVSADFTLVVPRVAGFIKEVLVEDNQQVKAGQLLALIDDRDLRAAAEAADAQTLVARAQLQNAKATLERQTSVIAQAQASVVSAKAEMAFAQQELNRYNHLAGVGAGTVQNAQQARTRIDQASARLDTATAKLAAERKQVEILTAQRDAAEGSLKHAQAALEIASFELSYTRITAPQDGMIGERAVRVGAYVTPGSKLLAVVPLKQAYVVANFQETQLTDVQPGQDVVVRVDSLGGEALTGRVESIAPATGVTFAAVKPDNATGNFTKVVQRIPVKVLLDPGQPLAERLRVGMSVEASIDTQSSATSVREVTQR is encoded by the coding sequence ATGACGACTCAAGCAAAGCAAAAACTCACGGTCGCTGTGGCCGCTGCGCTGGCGGTCGGTGTGCTGGTGTATCTGGCGATGCCCGGCCTGTTCGGCAAACGCACTCAGCAGAACACCAATGACGCCTTCGTCTCCGCCGACTTCACTCTGGTGGTGCCGCGTGTGGCGGGGTTCATCAAGGAGGTGCTGGTGGAAGACAATCAGCAGGTCAAGGCCGGGCAGTTGCTGGCGCTGATCGATGACCGCGACCTGCGCGCCGCCGCCGAGGCTGCCGATGCGCAAACCCTGGTGGCCCGTGCTCAATTGCAGAACGCCAAGGCAACCTTGGAGCGCCAGACATCGGTGATCGCACAGGCGCAGGCGTCGGTGGTTTCGGCCAAGGCTGAAATGGCCTTTGCCCAGCAGGAATTGAATCGCTACAACCACTTGGCCGGCGTCGGTGCCGGCACCGTGCAGAACGCGCAGCAGGCGCGCACCCGGATCGATCAGGCCTCCGCACGGCTGGACACGGCTACGGCAAAACTGGCGGCCGAGCGCAAACAGGTCGAGATTCTGACGGCGCAGCGCGATGCCGCCGAGGGCAGTTTGAAACACGCTCAGGCCGCGCTGGAAATCGCCAGTTTCGAGCTGTCTTACACGCGCATCACCGCGCCTCAGGACGGCATGATCGGCGAGCGTGCCGTGCGGGTCGGCGCCTATGTGACGCCGGGCAGCAAACTGCTGGCGGTGGTGCCGTTGAAGCAGGCCTATGTGGTCGCCAACTTCCAGGAAACCCAGCTCACCGACGTGCAGCCGGGGCAGGATGTTGTCGTGCGGGTCGACAGCCTCGGCGGCGAAGCCCTTACCGGCCGCGTCGAGAGCATCGCCCCGGCGACCGGCGTGACCTTCGCGGCGGTCAAACCGGACAACGCCACCGGCAACTTCACCAAGGTTGTGCAGCGGATTCCGGTGAAGGTTTTGCTGGATCCGGGCCAGCCACTGGCCGAACGGCTGCGGGTCGGGATGTCGGTGGAAGCGAGCATTGATACCCAAAGCTCGGCGACGTCGGTACGTGAGGTGACGCAGCGATGA
- a CDS encoding efflux transporter outer membrane subunit → MIFVESTDAIAGKPAPTGVVRFVQGLQFKQRCLWELACQRRGRLQQLTFSTLLTMGLTACTVGPDFQKPEATQIAEWAKPSKTAVSQAVSEPLNERWWEVFHDAQLSALTQRALRSNLDLQLASSRLQQSRAARQVITADRYPTTAATGSYARKRNSGEGLNDPSGHNGDSAFNLWDAGFSASWELDFWGRVRRETEAADANLEVAENDRRGVLLAVLADTAQNYIQLRGVQNTRAVTEQNLDVARHSLKLSQLRLNDGVATDLDVAEAAAQVAAIESRLPALEQRQAQLINAISLLMGEPPQALAKELSTDAPVPQSPLEVAIGLPSQLAERRPDIRQAEARLHAATANIGVAKGNFYPRITLSGNLGSQAMQLSDFGSWGSRAFGIGPQFSLPLFDGGRLRGVLQLREAQQQEAAIGYQQTVLRAWHEIDDQLTAYNASQRRRDSLAEAVRQNQIALRTAQQQYVEGVVDFVNVLTVQGALLATQEQWVESSTGVSLAMVGLYRALGGGWESVYPVGEMAQR, encoded by the coding sequence ATGATTTTTGTTGAATCGACTGACGCCATCGCTGGCAAGCCAGCTCCCACAGGAGTTGTGCGGTTTGTCCAAGGTCTTCAGTTCAAGCAGAGATGCCTGTGGGAGCTGGCTTGCCAGCGAAGGGGCCGGTTGCAGCAACTCACTTTCAGTACGTTGCTCACTATGGGCCTTACCGCGTGCACCGTCGGCCCGGACTTCCAGAAGCCCGAAGCCACGCAGATTGCCGAGTGGGCAAAACCGTCAAAAACCGCCGTCAGCCAGGCCGTCAGCGAACCCTTGAACGAGCGCTGGTGGGAAGTCTTTCACGACGCGCAACTCTCGGCCCTGACCCAACGCGCCCTGCGCAGCAACCTTGACCTGCAACTGGCCAGCAGCCGTCTGCAACAAAGCCGCGCCGCCCGTCAGGTGATCACCGCCGACCGTTATCCAACGACCGCCGCCACCGGCAGCTACGCCCGCAAACGCAACAGCGGCGAAGGCCTGAACGATCCGTCCGGGCACAACGGCGATTCCGCCTTCAACCTGTGGGATGCCGGTTTCTCCGCCTCTTGGGAACTGGACTTCTGGGGCCGTGTGCGTCGGGAAACCGAAGCCGCCGATGCCAACCTCGAAGTCGCGGAAAACGACCGTCGCGGCGTGCTGTTGGCGGTACTCGCGGACACCGCGCAGAACTACATCCAGTTGCGTGGCGTGCAGAACACCCGCGCGGTCACCGAGCAGAACCTCGATGTGGCACGGCACAGCCTGAAACTCTCGCAGTTGCGCCTCAACGACGGCGTGGCCACCGATCTCGACGTCGCCGAAGCAGCCGCCCAAGTGGCGGCCATCGAATCGCGCCTGCCGGCGCTGGAGCAACGTCAGGCGCAACTGATCAACGCCATCAGCCTGTTGATGGGCGAACCGCCGCAGGCACTGGCGAAAGAGTTATCCACAGATGCGCCAGTACCGCAGTCGCCGCTGGAAGTCGCCATCGGCCTACCGTCGCAACTGGCCGAACGCCGCCCGGACATCCGCCAGGCCGAAGCCCGATTGCACGCGGCCACCGCCAACATTGGCGTAGCCAAGGGCAATTTCTATCCGCGCATCACTCTGTCCGGCAATCTCGGCTCGCAAGCCATGCAGCTCAGCGATTTCGGCTCCTGGGGCTCTCGCGCCTTCGGCATCGGCCCGCAATTCAGTCTGCCGCTGTTCGACGGCGGTCGCCTGCGCGGCGTGCTGCAACTGCGCGAAGCCCAGCAGCAGGAAGCGGCGATCGGTTATCAACAGACTGTCCTGCGCGCCTGGCACGAAATCGACGACCAGTTGACCGCCTACAACGCCAGCCAGCGCCGCCGCGACAGCCTCGCCGAAGCCGTACGCCAGAACCAGATCGCCCTGCGCACCGCACAACAGCAATACGTCGAAGGCGTGGTCGACTTCGTCAACGTCCTCACCGTGCAAGGCGCACTGCTCGCCACCCAGGAACAATGGGTGGAAAGCTCCACCGGCGTCTCACTGGCGATGGTCGGGCTGTACCGGGCGTTGGGCGGGGGATGGGAGTCGGTGTATCCGGTGGGGGAGATGGCGCAGCGTTGA
- a CDS encoding XRE family transcriptional regulator, producing MAKKFAELEARMTPEARAHADSIYEQHIKEMPLNELRQAKALSQATLAETLHINQAAISKMERRTDMYISTLRNYIRAMGGELEIIATFPDGQIKIENFAG from the coding sequence ATGGCTAAGAAATTTGCCGAACTCGAAGCGCGTATGACACCCGAAGCCCGGGCACATGCCGATTCGATCTACGAACAACACATCAAGGAAATGCCGCTCAACGAACTGCGACAGGCCAAGGCTTTGAGTCAGGCGACACTTGCCGAGACCCTGCACATCAATCAGGCGGCGATCTCGAAGATGGAACGACGCACTGATATGTACATCAGCACGCTGCGCAATTACATCCGCGCGATGGGTGGCGAGCTTGAAATCATCGCTACCTTTCCTGATGGGCAAATCAAAATCGAAAACTTTGCAGGTTGA
- a CDS encoding type II toxin-antitoxin system RelE/ParE family toxin encodes MNWDIEYTDEFGNWWEDLTENEQSSVAASVKLLGQFGPGLRFPHSSAINGARHGHLRELRVQHAGRPYRILYAFDPRRCALLLIGGDKTGQDRWYEVNVPLADQLYDEHLDTLRKEGYKDG; translated from the coding sequence ATGAATTGGGATATCGAATACACCGACGAGTTCGGCAACTGGTGGGAAGATCTGACTGAAAACGAGCAGAGCTCGGTGGCTGCGAGCGTCAAATTGCTAGGGCAATTCGGACCTGGCCTGCGCTTTCCACACAGCAGCGCGATCAATGGTGCGCGACATGGCCATCTGCGAGAACTGAGGGTTCAACATGCCGGACGACCGTACCGCATACTTTATGCATTTGATCCGAGACGATGTGCGCTGCTGTTGATCGGTGGAGACAAAACCGGTCAGGATCGCTGGTATGAAGTCAATGTCCCGCTCGCCGATCAACTGTACGATGAGCACCTCGATACATTGCGCAAAGAGGGTTACAAAGATGGCTAA
- a CDS encoding efflux RND transporter periplasmic adaptor subunit, producing the protein MRRFRGWVVGLTFVTCAVQAQTPAPDDPLLDNGAAANASASSEARGVLRARDQATLASELSGRIVELPFSEGESFKKGDTLAKFDCSAYQAQLNAAQAASRGAGEELAHNRQLAALNSVGRFEVARAEAKVSETQAQSQVYQVQVKRCSVVAPFDGQVVERKVQRYESVPAGAPLLDVVDNRTLEIHLLVPSRWMARLKPGQSFSFVPDETGQPIDATVKRLGARIDEGSQTLLLVATLPEAKGLLAGMSGTARFPELK; encoded by the coding sequence ATGCGGCGTTTTCGTGGTTGGGTTGTCGGATTGACCTTTGTAACGTGTGCCGTTCAGGCTCAAACGCCCGCGCCAGACGATCCGCTGCTGGATAACGGCGCGGCGGCGAATGCGTCGGCCAGCAGTGAAGCGCGCGGGGTGTTGCGCGCGCGGGATCAGGCGACGCTGGCCAGCGAGTTGTCGGGGCGAATCGTCGAGTTGCCGTTCAGCGAGGGCGAGTCGTTCAAAAAGGGCGACACCCTGGCGAAGTTCGACTGTTCGGCCTATCAGGCCCAGTTGAATGCCGCGCAGGCCGCCAGCCGTGGCGCCGGTGAAGAGTTGGCGCATAACCGGCAACTGGCGGCGCTCAATTCCGTCGGACGTTTCGAAGTGGCTCGGGCCGAGGCCAAGGTCAGCGAGACTCAGGCTCAATCCCAGGTTTATCAAGTCCAGGTCAAACGCTGCAGCGTGGTCGCGCCGTTCGACGGGCAAGTGGTCGAACGCAAGGTGCAGCGTTATGAAAGCGTGCCGGCCGGTGCGCCGCTGCTCGATGTGGTCGACAACCGCACCCTGGAAATCCATCTGCTGGTGCCGTCGCGCTGGATGGCCAGGCTCAAGCCCGGCCAGTCGTTCAGCTTCGTGCCCGATGAAACCGGTCAGCCGATCGACGCCACGGTCAAACGCCTCGGTGCGCGGATCGATGAGGGCAGCCAGACCCTGTTGCTGGTCGCCACACTCCCAGAAGCCAAAGGCCTGCTCGCCGGCATGAGCGGCACCGCGCGTTTTCCGGAGCTTAAGTGA
- a CDS encoding efflux RND transporter periplasmic adaptor subunit: protein MNAPVSGAAEQVFARFLDLERHTRAAHDISQLAYSLVNDGQSLFGFRHAALLIAGKVQAVTGVSAVEPNAPFVAFVEQAVAQLFKQDVLKQARVITPEMVGESIQADWRSLSAMQVFWLPLIDRHGQVFGGLWLARDLPWNPSEQVLLSQLGDTYSHAWLALQPRKPWRLRWTRKRQVALVAVLLLGLLIPVRQSVLAPAEVVPQGGRVVAAPLDGVIAEFLVKPNQSVKTGDLLLRFESTTLKAQADVAERALGVAEAELKANSQRSFVDAESSSRVDLLAARAEQKRAERDYARELLNRSEVRAERDGIAVFADAERWTGKPVQTGERLMEIADPSQAELRIELAVGDAISLEPGAEVALFLDSDPLQRHLATLERSAYEAQPTAGGQLVYRLDANFADTPPRIGLRGTAKIFGDRAPLALYLLRRPLAGLRQSVGL, encoded by the coding sequence GTGAACGCCCCGGTGAGCGGCGCCGCCGAGCAGGTGTTCGCGCGTTTTCTCGATCTCGAACGGCACACCCGCGCGGCCCATGACATCTCGCAACTGGCCTACAGCCTGGTCAATGACGGCCAGTCGCTGTTCGGTTTTCGCCATGCGGCGCTGTTGATCGCCGGCAAGGTGCAGGCAGTGACCGGCGTCAGCGCGGTCGAGCCGAATGCGCCGTTCGTGGCGTTCGTCGAACAGGCCGTGGCGCAACTGTTCAAGCAGGATGTGCTGAAACAGGCGCGGGTGATCACGCCGGAAATGGTCGGCGAATCGATCCAGGCCGATTGGCGCAGCCTGTCGGCCATGCAAGTGTTCTGGCTGCCGTTGATCGACCGTCATGGTCAGGTGTTCGGCGGCTTGTGGCTTGCCCGTGATCTGCCGTGGAATCCTTCTGAACAAGTGCTGCTGTCGCAATTGGGCGACACCTACAGTCATGCCTGGCTGGCGTTGCAACCGCGCAAACCGTGGCGGCTGCGTTGGACCCGCAAACGTCAGGTGGCGCTGGTCGCCGTGTTACTGCTCGGGCTGTTGATCCCGGTGCGCCAGTCGGTACTGGCGCCCGCCGAAGTGGTGCCTCAGGGCGGGCGGGTTGTCGCCGCACCGCTGGACGGGGTGATTGCCGAGTTTCTGGTCAAACCCAACCAGAGCGTGAAAACCGGCGACCTGCTGCTGCGTTTTGAAAGCACGACGCTGAAGGCTCAGGCCGATGTCGCCGAGCGTGCGCTCGGGGTTGCCGAAGCCGAACTGAAGGCCAATTCCCAGCGCTCGTTCGTCGACGCCGAGTCCAGCTCCCGGGTCGACCTGCTGGCCGCCCGCGCCGAACAGAAGCGCGCCGAACGCGACTACGCCCGCGAACTGCTCAACCGCAGCGAAGTGCGTGCCGAGCGCGACGGCATTGCGGTGTTCGCCGATGCCGAGCGCTGGACCGGCAAACCGGTGCAGACCGGCGAACGGCTGATGGAAATCGCCGATCCGAGCCAGGCCGAACTGCGTATCGAACTGGCCGTGGGCGACGCCATCTCGCTGGAGCCGGGCGCTGAAGTCGCGCTGTTTCTCGACAGCGACCCGTTGCAACGCCACCTCGCCACCCTCGAACGTTCGGCCTATGAGGCACAGCCCACCGCCGGCGGCCAATTGGTCTATCGACTGGACGCCAATTTCGCCGACACACCGCCACGTATCGGCCTGCGCGGCACCGCGAAGATTTTCGGTGACCGCGCGCCGCTGGCCTTGTACCTGCTGCGGCGTCCGCTCGCAGGGCTGCGTCAGAGCGTAGGTCTGTAA
- a CDS encoding biotin/lipoyl-binding protein, translated as MTLPSLRADLQLSPAAPALDGSPRWTLADPVRGRYFKLGAAAMRLLRHWSLGDPEQVLRAANREPGLPLDGIELEQLLTFLRGHDLISALDEQQRASYQLKALAQRQSLWKILLHQYLFFRIPLWRPDAFLNRAWPWLERFGPRVLRYGLPATLALGVFLVSRDWQRFVGTFPHLFSLGGAIAFGISLFFAKLCHEFGHAFMAKRAGCRVQSMGVAFMVLLPMFYTDVSDAWRVNDRRARLLIGAGGVLAELLLASFALLVWSFLPDGPARTAAFMLASATWITTLVVNLNPFMRFDGYFLLSDLWEVDNLQGRAFALCRWRLREFLFGYGAPAPEPWSPTMQRRLLIWGYGSWLWRAALFFGIALAVYHLFFKVLGIFLMLVELVWFIFLPIMSEWRQWWSRREQAHGPRVLLSSLAVLGLLLVLIVPWRSSIELPTMLEGGRASALHAPTAARVKAVKVADGQTVAQGDVLIELESPDLDSRQAIVRREIRIQQLLMRRQAGRSETAADAGIVEQRLAEAVADYRGLTAQRERLLLRAPHAGTVRDLLPNLTPGRWLSSKDALARVVEDGTRLRGYLAEAELWRVKPGATGRFIADDPMHAAIAVQLNEIDTNGVAYVDQEALTSDHHGPIAVRRDQQQRAEPVQAQYGVRLTTLDQAPTPVQPLRGVVVLQGSGESVLGVAWRRMAALGVRESGF; from the coding sequence ATGACCCTGCCGAGCCTGCGTGCCGACCTCCAACTGTCGCCCGCGGCGCCGGCGCTGGACGGTTCGCCGCGCTGGACCCTGGCCGACCCGGTGCGCGGTCGCTACTTCAAGCTCGGCGCGGCGGCCATGCGCCTGTTGCGTCACTGGTCGCTGGGCGATCCCGAGCAAGTGCTGCGCGCCGCCAACCGCGAACCGGGTTTGCCGCTGGACGGCATCGAGCTGGAGCAACTGCTGACGTTCCTGCGCGGGCACGACCTGATCAGCGCCCTCGACGAACAGCAACGCGCCAGTTATCAACTCAAGGCCCTCGCGCAACGCCAGAGCCTGTGGAAAATCCTGCTGCATCAATACCTGTTCTTCCGCATTCCGCTGTGGCGGCCGGACGCTTTTCTCAACCGTGCCTGGCCGTGGCTGGAGCGCTTCGGTCCGAGGGTTTTGCGCTACGGTCTGCCGGCGACGCTGGCACTCGGGGTGTTTCTGGTTTCGCGGGACTGGCAGCGGTTCGTCGGCACCTTTCCGCACCTGTTCAGCCTGGGCGGCGCGATCGCATTCGGCATTTCGCTGTTCTTCGCCAAGCTTTGTCACGAATTCGGCCATGCGTTCATGGCCAAGCGCGCCGGGTGTCGGGTGCAAAGCATGGGCGTGGCGTTCATGGTCTTGCTGCCGATGTTCTACACCGATGTCAGCGATGCCTGGCGGGTCAACGATCGACGTGCGCGGCTGCTGATCGGCGCTGGTGGGGTGTTGGCGGAATTGCTGCTGGCGAGCTTCGCGCTGCTGGTCTGGTCGTTCCTGCCGGACGGGCCCGCTCGCACGGCGGCGTTCATGCTTGCCAGTGCGACCTGGATCACCACGCTGGTGGTCAATCTCAATCCGTTCATGCGCTTCGATGGTTATTTTCTGCTCAGTGACTTGTGGGAAGTCGACAACCTGCAGGGCCGGGCCTTTGCCCTGTGTCGCTGGCGGCTGAGGGAATTTCTGTTCGGCTATGGCGCTCCGGCGCCGGAGCCTTGGTCGCCGACGATGCAGCGGCGTTTGCTGATCTGGGGGTATGGCTCGTGGTTATGGCGTGCGGCGTTGTTTTTCGGGATCGCGCTGGCGGTCTATCACCTGTTCTTCAAGGTGTTGGGGATCTTCCTGATGCTGGTGGAACTGGTGTGGTTCATCTTTCTGCCCATCATGAGTGAGTGGCGCCAGTGGTGGAGCCGCCGCGAACAGGCTCACGGCCCCCGCGTATTGCTCAGCAGCCTGGCGGTACTCGGCCTGTTGCTGGTGCTGATCGTGCCGTGGCGCAGCTCGATCGAGTTGCCGACGATGCTCGAGGGCGGTCGCGCCAGTGCCTTGCACGCACCGACGGCAGCGCGGGTCAAAGCCGTGAAGGTGGCGGATGGTCAGACCGTTGCTCAGGGCGATGTGCTGATCGAGCTGGAATCGCCGGACCTTGATTCGCGGCAAGCCATCGTCCGCCGGGAAATCCGCATCCAGCAATTGCTGATGCGCCGTCAGGCCGGCCGCAGTGAAACCGCTGCCGACGCCGGCATCGTCGAGCAGCGTCTGGCCGAAGCGGTGGCGGACTATCGTGGCCTGACCGCCCAGCGCGAACGCCTGCTGTTGCGCGCCCCCCACGCAGGCACCGTGCGTGATCTGCTGCCGAACCTGACGCCGGGCCGCTGGCTGTCGAGCAAGGATGCGCTGGCGCGGGTGGTCGAGGACGGAACGCGACTGCGCGGTTACCTGGCCGAAGCCGAGCTGTGGCGGGTCAAGCCCGGCGCCACCGGACGGTTTATCGCCGACGACCCGATGCATGCCGCTATCGCGGTGCAGCTCAATGAAATCGACACCAACGGTGTGGCCTATGTCGATCAGGAAGCGCTGACTTCCGATCACCACGGACCGATTGCCGTGCGCCGGGATCAGCAGCAACGGGCGGAACCGGTGCAGGCGCAATACGGCGTGCGTTTGACTACGCTGGATCAGGCGCCGACCCCGGTGCAGCCGCTGCGCGGCGTGGTGGTGTTGCAGGGCAGCGGCGAATCGGTGCTCGGCGTGGCCTGGCGCCGGATGGCGGCGCTGGGGGTCAGGGAAAGCGGTTTCTAG
- a CDS encoding GNAT family N-acetyltransferase, protein MTENLAADGLVVRPSRATDGPFLHSLYQSARPDLQWIDGEQEQVQQIVAQQFQVQEQGMGENHPNAMHYIVEKLGTAIGALSTDFGVNEIRVLYLAFIPQARGKGYGRTVLQGVQKAAQQVRCPVATVVWANNPHARQHYLALGFAVEERNPAAERLVWYPQG, encoded by the coding sequence ATGACGGAAAACCTGGCGGCGGACGGATTGGTGGTGCGGCCTTCGCGGGCGACTGACGGACCCTTTCTGCACAGCCTGTATCAATCGGCGCGGCCGGATCTGCAATGGATCGACGGCGAGCAGGAACAGGTGCAGCAAATCGTCGCCCAGCAGTTTCAGGTGCAGGAGCAGGGCATGGGTGAAAACCATCCGAATGCCATGCACTACATCGTGGAAAAACTCGGCACGGCCATCGGCGCACTCAGCACTGATTTCGGCGTCAATGAAATCCGCGTGTTGTACCTCGCCTTCATTCCCCAGGCCCGGGGCAAGGGTTACGGGCGAACCGTGCTGCAAGGCGTGCAAAAAGCCGCGCAGCAAGTGCGCTGCCCGGTGGCGACGGTGGTCTGGGCCAACAACCCCCATGCGCGCCAGCATTACCTGGCGCTGGGATTTGCCGTGGAAGAGCGCAATCCGGCGGCGGAGCGGTTGGTGTGGTATCCGCAGGGCTGA